The following are encoded in a window of Sulfitobacter sp. S190 genomic DNA:
- the recR gene encoding recombination mediator RecR produces MSSTSDIEALIELMAKLPGLGPRSARRAVLHLIRKRSLLLTPLAQVMQDVAATARECLNCGNVGTSDICDICESEKRANGELCVVEDVADLWAMERSGVFKGRYHVLGGTLSALDAIGPQELRIPRLLDRIAMENVTEVILALNATIDGQTTAHYIADQLDGQVTLSSLAQGVPIGGELDYLDDGTITAAMQARKSL; encoded by the coding sequence GTGAGTTCGACCAGCGATATCGAAGCCCTGATCGAACTCATGGCCAAGCTCCCGGGTCTGGGGCCGCGGTCGGCGCGGCGCGCGGTCCTGCACCTGATCCGCAAGCGCAGCCTGCTGCTGACACCCCTGGCACAGGTCATGCAGGATGTGGCCGCAACCGCCCGCGAATGCCTCAACTGCGGCAACGTCGGCACATCGGACATCTGCGACATCTGCGAAAGCGAGAAACGTGCCAACGGCGAGCTGTGCGTCGTCGAAGACGTGGCCGATCTGTGGGCCATGGAACGCTCGGGCGTGTTCAAGGGGCGCTACCATGTGCTCGGCGGCACGCTGTCGGCGCTCGACGCCATCGGCCCGCAGGAATTGCGCATCCCGCGCCTGCTCGACCGGATCGCCATGGAAAACGTCACCGAAGTCATCCTCGCGCTCAACGCCACCATCGACGGCCAGACCACCGCGCATTACATCGCCGACCAACTCGACGGTCAGGTGACCCTGTCCTCGCTTGCCCAGGGCGTGCCCATCGGCGGAGAACTCGACTACCTCGACGACGGGACCATCACCGCCGCCATGCAGGCCCGCAAATCCCTCTGA
- a CDS encoding YbaB/EbfC family nucleoid-associated protein: protein MFKGLGGLGDMAGMMKKAQEMQGKMAEMQEEMHNIMVEGEAGAGLVKATCTAKGELKGLDIDPSIFNGDDKEVVEDLILAAIKDAQGKANDRAQEEMGKLTEGLGLPAGMKLPF, encoded by the coding sequence ATGTTCAAAGGACTAGGCGGGCTCGGCGATATGGCCGGGATGATGAAAAAAGCCCAGGAAATGCAGGGCAAAATGGCCGAGATGCAGGAAGAAATGCACAACATCATGGTCGAGGGCGAAGCGGGCGCCGGTCTGGTCAAGGCGACCTGCACCGCCAAGGGCGAACTCAAGGGCCTCGACATTGATCCCTCGATCTTCAACGGCGACGACAAGGAAGTCGTCGAAGACCTGATCCTCGCCGCGATCAAGGACGCACAGGGCAAAGCCAACGACCGCGCGCAGGAAGAGATGGGCAAACTCACCGAAGGCCTCGGCCTGCCGGCGGGCATGAAGCTGCCGTTCTGA
- a CDS encoding DUF1013 domain-containing protein has translation MSKLLHPKATAVWLVDNTTLSFKQIADFTDMHELEIQGIADGDVAVGVKGFDPIANNQLEQAEIDSAEANPLHKMKLKPNAAAAGEEKRRGPRYTPLSKRQDRPASILWLVKFHPELADAQISKLVGTTKPTIQAIRERTHWNIANIQPIDPVALGLCKQSELDAAVQKAAAKRAAEGSVMTDDERRKLVSTEQSLGMDNEPRIPTAIEGLETFTLTDDASDDEEDTKKDSDFADADSFFNLPEGDADAEDDDSK, from the coding sequence ATGTCGAAACTGCTGCACCCCAAGGCGACCGCCGTTTGGCTGGTCGACAACACCACGTTGAGCTTCAAGCAGATTGCCGATTTCACAGACATGCACGAGCTGGAAATCCAGGGCATCGCCGATGGCGACGTGGCCGTGGGTGTGAAGGGGTTCGACCCCATCGCCAATAACCAGCTCGAGCAGGCAGAAATCGACAGCGCAGAGGCCAACCCGCTGCACAAGATGAAGCTGAAGCCCAATGCCGCCGCTGCGGGCGAGGAAAAGCGCCGTGGTCCGCGCTATACCCCGCTGTCCAAGCGTCAGGACCGGCCTGCGTCGATCCTGTGGCTGGTGAAGTTCCACCCCGAACTGGCCGATGCGCAGATCAGCAAGCTGGTGGGCACCACCAAGCCGACCATTCAGGCGATTCGCGAGCGGACGCATTGGAACATCGCCAACATCCAGCCGATTGATCCGGTGGCGCTGGGCCTGTGCAAGCAGTCCGAGCTGGACGCCGCCGTGCAAAAGGCCGCGGCCAAGCGGGCCGCCGAAGGGTCGGTGATGACCGACGACGAACGCCGCAAGCTGGTCAGCACCGAGCAGAGCCTTGGCATGGACAACGAGCCGCGCATTCCGACCGCCATCGAGGGTCTGGAGACGTTCACGTTGACCGATGATGCGTCCGACGACGAGGAAGACACCAAGAAAGACAGCGATTTCGCGGATGCCGACAGCTTCTTCAACCTGCCCGAAGGTGACGCGGACGCCGAGGACGACGACAGCAAGTAA
- a CDS encoding endonuclease/exonuclease/phosphatase family protein → MLRELTGLPVVALMGLPGLGGPFFTSGRAAQRHEDAMIETSVMILWGLCVLMLLMSVAPLSKLPHGAIRGLAFPRQQLFWAGVGGGVAAVVLGGGIWLVLGFFVVAVIQAVYIAKFTPFWWRQSVAADDALLADTDRHLALLAANVKKSNRSYDRLVQMIQRESPDIAMAIEVDQPWIDALKGPLERHYPHWIEVPLDTGYGMCVMSKLKLSDWEVREVITEGVPSIRTVVELASGGHVRLYVVHPEPPIATHDTKGRDGEIALVGLEAERDSMPTIVTGDLNDVAWSTTTRRFQRLSGLLDPRVGRGFYNTFSAFYWWARWPLDHLFHDPQFRLIGMERLGKIGSDHFPMMFKLALANAPAQETDPGAKCPVEEEEVRDMIAEERDRKRTAIGSDWEDE, encoded by the coding sequence GTGCTGCGGGAACTTACCGGCCTGCCGGTGGTTGCATTGATGGGACTGCCCGGTCTGGGTGGTCCCTTTTTCACCTCTGGCCGGGCCGCGCAAAGACACGAGGACGCGATGATCGAAACCAGCGTGATGATTCTATGGGGACTGTGTGTCCTGATGCTGTTGATGAGTGTTGCGCCGCTCAGCAAGCTGCCGCACGGGGCGATCCGCGGGCTGGCGTTTCCGCGCCAACAGCTGTTTTGGGCCGGTGTCGGCGGTGGTGTCGCTGCCGTCGTGCTTGGCGGCGGGATCTGGCTCGTTCTGGGCTTTTTCGTGGTTGCCGTGATCCAGGCCGTCTATATCGCGAAATTCACGCCGTTCTGGTGGCGCCAGTCCGTGGCGGCGGATGATGCTTTGCTGGCCGATACCGACCGCCATCTGGCGCTGCTGGCCGCCAACGTCAAGAAATCGAACCGTTCCTACGACCGGCTGGTGCAGATGATCCAGCGCGAGAGCCCCGATATCGCCATGGCGATTGAGGTGGACCAGCCGTGGATCGACGCGCTGAAAGGGCCGCTGGAGCGGCATTATCCCCATTGGATCGAAGTGCCGCTCGATACCGGATACGGCATGTGCGTGATGTCGAAGCTGAAGCTGAGCGACTGGGAGGTGCGCGAGGTCATCACCGAGGGCGTGCCGTCGATCCGCACGGTGGTCGAGTTGGCATCCGGCGGGCACGTGCGGTTGTATGTGGTCCATCCCGAACCCCCCATCGCCACCCACGACACCAAGGGCCGCGACGGCGAGATTGCGTTGGTCGGTCTGGAGGCCGAGCGCGACAGCATGCCCACGATCGTGACCGGGGATCTGAACGACGTGGCGTGGTCGACCACAACGCGGCGGTTCCAGCGGTTGTCGGGATTGCTGGACCCGCGGGTCGGGCGCGGTTTCTACAACACGTTCAGCGCCTTTTACTGGTGGGCCCGCTGGCCGCTGGACCATCTGTTTCACGACCCCCAGTTCCGGCTGATCGGGATGGAGCGGTTGGGCAAGATCGGGTCGGACCATTTCCCGATGATGTTCAAGCTGGCGTTGGCCAATGCGCCCGCGCAGGAAACCGACCCCGGTGCGAAATGCCCCGTGGAGGAAGAAGAGGTGCGCGACATGATCGCCGAAGAGCGGGACCGCAAACGCACCGCGATCGGCAGTGATTGGGAAGACGAATAG